TGTGTAGTTAGTTTTTTCGTTGCAGCAATGGCATCCATGCATTTTTCGTAGGACAAATCTCCAAGGGCCAATGTACCTAAAGCGCCAATTCCCGAAGCTGCTGCGACCATTTCGGGGGTTGTAACACCAAACATAGGCGCCTGTACGATCGGATATTTTGTGCCTAATAGCTGTGTAATTTGAGTTGACCAGTTCATGATAAAGTGGTTTTTATCACCAAAAGTTAAATCGGGTAACTTGATTGTGATTTTAAACTAATTTACCGCTTTTATTGGGCATTTTGCAAGCATCCACCGCATTTATTCGACAAACTTTAAACGGGATAAAAAATTAATACTGTATATTTACTTAGGAAATACAATTTTATGAAAATAGCTTTCTTTTCAACCAAACCATACGATAAAATATTTTTTGAACGGGAAAACGAAACCTACGGTTTTCAATTCAATTTTTATGAAACCCATCTCGGACCTCATATTGTCAATGCAATTGACAATGAAGAGGTTGTTTGTGTTTTTGTCAATGACAAGTTGGACCGCAAGGTGATAGAAATCCTTGCTCAAAAAGGCGTAAAATTAATCGCCTTGCGATGTGCAGGTTTCAATAATGTAGATTTGGATGCGGCGAAAGAATTTGGTATCCAAGTCTGTCGTGTACCCGCATATTCTCCTGAAGCTGTTGCTGAACACACGATGGCTATGCTACTGACACTCAACCGAAAAACACATAAAGCCTATAATCGCGTCCGTGAGCAAAACTTTGCCTTAAACGGCTTATTGGGCTTCAATATCCATCAAAAGAAGATTGGTGTTATCGGAACAGGGAAAATCGGTAAAGCGTTTATCCGAATTGCCCTCGGATTTGGAGCGGAGGTCATCGCGTATGATCTGTATCCTGATCAGGATCTGATCGCAGCCGGTGTTCAGTATACAACTCTTGATCAATTATTTAGGGACTCCGATATCATCTCCTTGCATTGCCCCCTTACACCAGACAACCATTACCTCATCAATAAAGAATCGCTAGCAAAAATGAAGGATGGGGTTACCATTATCAATACGAGTCGCGGTAATCTTATTCATACCAATGATGCCATTAGCGCATTGAAAGAGCGAAAAATAGGATTGTTAGGAATTGATGTTTATGAACAGGAAGAGAAACTATTTTTTAAAGATCTCTCCACCGTTATTATAGAAGATGACACCATTCAGTTGTTGATGAGTTTTCCAAATGTCTTAGTTACAGCACATCAGGCCTTTTTCACAACGGAAGCACTAACCCAAATTTCTCAACGCACATTAAAAAGTATTGCTGAAATATTGACCACGGGCACGACCGACAATGAGGTGATCTTATAGCAGTACATCCAAAGATCATTAATTTTTAACATGAATAATACAGAGAACAATAAAGTTTTGAAAGGCTTTTTATTGGCTGTTAGCGCAGCCATACTTTGGGGCGTTTCCGGAACTTTTGGTCAATTTCTTTTTCAACAACGAGGCGTAAATGTCGAATGGCTGATTACCATTAGAATGTTGGTAACAGGTGCTGTCCTCCTAATTTTAGCAGGAGCAAATAACCGCCGGGACTTATGGTCTATCTGGAGCAACCGCAAAGATGCCATTGACCTGCTCTTATTTAGTATTGTCGGTGTACTTGCTGTTCAATATTCCTATTTTGCTGCGATTAACTATTCCAATGCTGCTACAGCAACGGTGATGCAATACACTGGTCCGGTTATGATCGCGATCTATATTGCGTTAAAAGAGCGGAAATTTCCCAATGGCAAAACATGCCTGGCAATTTTACTGGCCGTATTAGGTACGTTTTTGCTGGTCACCCATGGTAAAATAGGAACATTGTCGATCTCTGGAATTGCACTGTTCTTTGGATTAGTTTCAGCAGTAACACTGGCCTTTTATACCTTACAACCTGTTCATCTCCTCAATAAGTATAAATCAACAGTTGTCATTGGCTGGGGTATGCTCATCGGTGGAATTGCATTTTGTTTTGTCAGAGCTCCCTGGGATGTTGCAGGTGTTTGGGATATGCAGACCTATACCTATACTTCGTTTATCGTTATTTTTGGAACCCTCATCCCTTTTTACGCCTACCTCACAGCAGTGAAATTAATTGGCGGTCAAAAAACCAGCCTTCTCGCTTCCGCAGAACCTTTATCAGCGGCATTACTGGCGGTATTATGGCTTAACACACCTTTTGCCTATACCGACTGGATGGGTACTGCATGTATTATCCTGACTATTGTTTTATTGGGAACATCGAAAAAAGAAGAAATGCATACTGTGTAGGCAACTACCAGGATGCATTTCCAAATCCTCCTATACACGCTCACTTTTATAGCTTAACCACCATTCATCGAGCTGCTCAATAATCGGTAATAATGTTTTTCCTAAATCGCTGAGTTTATATTCTACCCGTGGTGGTGATTCCGCATAAATCTGTCGGCACAGGATACCATCGCGCTCCAGTTCACGTAATTGTACCGTCAATGTTGTCTGTGCCATATCATCCATTTCCCTACGCAGCTCACCAAACCGCTTAGGACATTCTCTTGCGATGGCTTTGATCAGTAAAACCTTCCATTTTCCGCCTATAATCTTGAAAATACCATTGACATCGCAACAACTTCCAAAAAACTCACTTTTTTTTTCGTTCATAATCACCTCATAATGACCATTAGTTCATAAAACCATACCAAGTACATAATTTATAACTACTTGATCATAAAAAATTTCCAAACTACTTTTGACTATAAAATTATCAAAAACTTTCTATATGCACTTCCAAATTAAAGATTTGCTTCATATTTCTATCCTATCCATTGGCATCTTTTTGTTTGTCATAGATCTATTCATTATCAATGTTTCTTTACCGACCATACAGCATGCCTTGAATCTGAGTAATAGTGCGACACAATGGATCATTATCCTATATATCATTGGGTATGCTAGCCTGCTGATCAATACAGGCAATGCCGGAGATTATTTTGGCAAAAAGAAATTATACCTACTGGGTATGGCCGGTTTTACTTTTGCATCGATCTTATGTGGACTGTCAACCAATATCTATTTCTTATTACTCGGCAGGCTGCTCCAGGGAATTAGTTCAGGTATGATGGTGCCACAGGGCATCGCATTAATTACCTTACTTTTTGAAGATGCGACAAAACGATCAATGGCATTGGGAATATATGGCAGTATTGCAGGTATTGCCTCTGTCATTGGTCAGCTGCTCGGTGGCCTACTTCCGGATCAATCCTGGATACCGGAAAGCTGGCGTCTTATTTTCTTAATTAATATTCCCATTGGTATCCTTGCCTGCATTGCCGCCTATCGTTATGTCCCCAGTGATCAGGCAAACCCCAAATCCACAATCTCATTTATACCGATGCTGACTTTATTTATACTCATGATAGGCATGATATACCCCTTGATCATGGGACCTGAACTGCATTGGCCGATCTGGTGTATCCTACTGTTGGGGACCGCGCTTATCTTAACATTGCTGTTCCTGAAAAAGCAGAGGAGGCTATACCAAACCGGACAACAGGCGCTTTTTAACTTCTCACTCTTCCACAGCAAGGTCTTCAACCTTGGGTTGGTAGCTGCACTAGCCTATTACATGGTTCAGGATGCCTATTTTATTATTAATTCCAATTATCTACAGAATCACAAGAGCTACACAGCTACCATGACTGGTGTCGCTTTCGTTTACCAGGGTATTGGGTATGTCGTTGCAAGCCTTATGGTCAACAAGTTGATTCAACGTTATGGGAAAGCAGTGATACTGGCCGGATTGGGCACAATGGTTATAGGTCTGTTCTTTCATCTGCTCGTTCTCAACAAAGAGACTATCGCGACTGATCAGCTTCATCTGCTCTTTTTCATTTATGGGCTTGGATGTGGTAGTGTACTCCCCTCCTTGATGACACTCGCATTAAAAGATGTCAACAAGGAATTCATTGGTGTAGGATCCGCCATCTACCTCACGATACAACAGCTGTCTATCTGCCTCGGTATTGCTTTTGTTGTCGGACTTTTCCTACATGAAAAGGGAAACACCTTCTTCCTTCTGAATAATATTACTGCTGCTTATGGTTATGCGACTACAGTATCAATGCTATTACTCATCTTGGTTGCCTGTTGTATTTCCTACCTCCCAACAATTGGGAAAAAGAAAGGCAATGGTATCACCGCCCAGCAGAATCATGATTGTGAGGTATTAAATTAATCTTTCCCTTCGTATTTTTTGAATAATGGGTAGTCATAAGGTATATGCATACTGAGGGACTTTGCTTCCCATGTATCTCCACCTTCAGGAAGATAGAAATCATAGGCGTTGTCCAGGAAATTCTCTCCATCGGGTGCTTCCTGCCAATCTTTCTTCTCGCGGTTATAGAGTAATATCATGCAGCTTACACAGTATTGGTTTCCCTCTTTCTTGGGATTTTCATAACATTGGCCAATTTTGATGTTTAAC
The window above is part of the Sphingobacterium sp. ML3W genome. Proteins encoded here:
- a CDS encoding 2-hydroxyacid dehydrogenase; this translates as MKIAFFSTKPYDKIFFERENETYGFQFNFYETHLGPHIVNAIDNEEVVCVFVNDKLDRKVIEILAQKGVKLIALRCAGFNNVDLDAAKEFGIQVCRVPAYSPEAVAEHTMAMLLTLNRKTHKAYNRVREQNFALNGLLGFNIHQKKIGVIGTGKIGKAFIRIALGFGAEVIAYDLYPDQDLIAAGVQYTTLDQLFRDSDIISLHCPLTPDNHYLINKESLAKMKDGVTIINTSRGNLIHTNDAISALKERKIGLLGIDVYEQEEKLFFKDLSTVIIEDDTIQLLMSFPNVLVTAHQAFFTTEALTQISQRTLKSIAEILTTGTTDNEVIL
- a CDS encoding DMT family transporter, whose protein sequence is MNNTENNKVLKGFLLAVSAAILWGVSGTFGQFLFQQRGVNVEWLITIRMLVTGAVLLILAGANNRRDLWSIWSNRKDAIDLLLFSIVGVLAVQYSYFAAINYSNAATATVMQYTGPVMIAIYIALKERKFPNGKTCLAILLAVLGTFLLVTHGKIGTLSISGIALFFGLVSAVTLAFYTLQPVHLLNKYKSTVVIGWGMLIGGIAFCFVRAPWDVAGVWDMQTYTYTSFIVIFGTLIPFYAYLTAVKLIGGQKTSLLASAEPLSAALLAVLWLNTPFAYTDWMGTACIILTIVLLGTSKKEEMHTV
- a CDS encoding helix-turn-helix domain-containing protein produces the protein MNEKKSEFFGSCCDVNGIFKIIGGKWKVLLIKAIARECPKRFGELRREMDDMAQTTLTVQLRELERDGILCRQIYAESPPRVEYKLSDLGKTLLPIIEQLDEWWLSYKSERV
- a CDS encoding MFS transporter, whose amino-acid sequence is MHFQIKDLLHISILSIGIFLFVIDLFIINVSLPTIQHALNLSNSATQWIIILYIIGYASLLINTGNAGDYFGKKKLYLLGMAGFTFASILCGLSTNIYFLLLGRLLQGISSGMMVPQGIALITLLFEDATKRSMALGIYGSIAGIASVIGQLLGGLLPDQSWIPESWRLIFLINIPIGILACIAAYRYVPSDQANPKSTISFIPMLTLFILMIGMIYPLIMGPELHWPIWCILLLGTALILTLLFLKKQRRLYQTGQQALFNFSLFHSKVFNLGLVAALAYYMVQDAYFIINSNYLQNHKSYTATMTGVAFVYQGIGYVVASLMVNKLIQRYGKAVILAGLGTMVIGLFFHLLVLNKETIATDQLHLLFFIYGLGCGSVLPSLMTLALKDVNKEFIGVGSAIYLTIQQLSICLGIAFVVGLFLHEKGNTFFLLNNITAAYGYATTVSMLLLILVACCISYLPTIGKKKGNGITAQQNHDCEVLN